In Streptomyces asoensis, a single genomic region encodes these proteins:
- a CDS encoding sensor histidine kinase, whose translation MAARTRADGGRAPGTSVRLKLTLSYAGFLMLAGALLLGAVWVFLLRYVPDRALLLDADGTTPTGVFPVRSNLLRVFAPRAAVVTGFLLVFGLLGGWLLAGRMLAPLTVLTRATRRAADGSLSHRIRLPGRNDEFRELADAFDTMLARLEAHVAEQRRFAANASHELRTPLAVSKALLEVARTDPDRDTGEVIDRLHAVNTRAIELTEALLLLGRANQGTFAREAVDLSLLVEEAAETLLPLAERRGVTVETTGDVTPVNGSQALLLQLTTNLLHNAIVHNLPVGGTVRIDTRARGPKPGTTVLTVENTGGRLTAEQVPRLTEPFQRGTERLHADDAGVGLGLAIVRTITEAHDGTLTLEPRARGGLRVTVALPTADAN comes from the coding sequence ATGGCGGCGCGCACGCGGGCGGACGGGGGTAGGGCGCCCGGGACGAGCGTCCGCCTCAAGCTGACCCTCAGCTACGCCGGATTCCTCATGCTCGCCGGTGCCCTGCTGCTCGGAGCGGTGTGGGTGTTCCTCCTGCGCTACGTCCCCGACCGCGCCCTGCTGCTCGACGCCGACGGCACCACCCCCACCGGGGTGTTCCCCGTCCGGTCCAACCTTCTGCGCGTGTTCGCGCCGAGGGCGGCCGTCGTGACGGGGTTCCTGCTGGTGTTCGGCCTCCTGGGAGGGTGGCTCCTCGCGGGACGGATGCTCGCCCCGCTGACCGTGCTCACGCGCGCCACCCGCAGGGCCGCGGACGGTTCGCTCTCGCACCGGATCCGGCTGCCGGGGCGCAACGACGAGTTCCGCGAACTGGCCGACGCCTTCGACACGATGCTGGCCCGGCTCGAAGCGCACGTCGCCGAACAGCGGAGGTTCGCGGCCAACGCCTCCCACGAACTGCGCACCCCACTGGCCGTCTCGAAGGCGCTCCTCGAGGTGGCCCGCACCGATCCGGACCGGGACACCGGCGAGGTCATCGACCGCCTGCACGCCGTCAACACCCGGGCCATCGAGCTCACCGAAGCACTGCTCCTGCTCGGCCGGGCGAACCAGGGGACGTTCGCACGGGAGGCGGTCGACCTGTCCCTGCTGGTCGAGGAGGCGGCCGAGACCCTCCTTCCCCTCGCGGAGAGGCGCGGCGTCACCGTCGAGACCACCGGCGACGTCACCCCGGTGAACGGGTCGCAGGCGCTCCTGCTCCAGTTGACCACCAACCTCCTGCACAACGCGATCGTCCACAACCTCCCCGTGGGAGGCACCGTCCGGATCGACACGAGGGCGCGGGGGCCGAAGCCCGGGACCACGGTGCTCACGGTCGAGAACACCGGCGGACGGCTCACCGCGGAACAGGTCCCGAGGCTCACCGAGCCCTTCCAGCGCGGCACCGAGCGCCTGCACGCCGACGATGCGGGCGTCGGCCTGGGACTGGCCATCGTCCGGACGATCACCGAAGCGCACGACGGGACCCTCACCCTGGAGCCCCGCGCCCGGGGCGGCCTGCGCGTCACCGTGGCACTCCCCACGGCCGACGCGAACTGA
- a CDS encoding helix-turn-helix transcriptional regulator, producing the protein MPRPTGRVLTLLELLQSGGTRTTAELAGRLGVDERTVRRYVDHLLDLDVPVESVRGRYGGYRLSPGYRLPPLMLSDDEALAVLLGLVAGRRTGLTAAEHAAGETASAKIRRVLPAHVARRLDTLLEALAFTDRPGAFDTPDTGVLLTLADAVRHRRPVSVRYEDRDGRRSERVLHAYGIVAHAGRWYVTGRDAGIGEDRTLRLDRVAGARTLPGSFEAPPGPDPAQRLLSSLATAPYRHEVTLRIHGTAEQIRARLPAGVATLEEAEPLAGQEAAAGERWMRAELRAERLDWLPAVLASLDRPFVVERPAELRALVSAFADRLRSCAQET; encoded by the coding sequence GTGCCTCGACCCACCGGCCGCGTGCTGACACTCCTGGAGCTCTTGCAGTCCGGCGGCACGCGCACCACGGCCGAGCTGGCCGGGCGGCTCGGGGTCGACGAGCGCACCGTGCGGCGGTACGTGGACCACCTGCTCGACCTGGACGTGCCCGTGGAGTCGGTCCGGGGCCGTTACGGCGGCTACCGGCTCTCCCCCGGATACCGTCTGCCTCCGCTCATGCTGAGCGACGACGAGGCGCTGGCCGTCCTGCTCGGCCTGGTGGCAGGGCGCCGGACCGGGCTGACGGCCGCGGAGCACGCGGCCGGCGAGACGGCGTCGGCGAAGATCCGGCGCGTGCTGCCCGCGCATGTGGCCCGGCGGCTCGACACACTCCTGGAAGCCCTCGCCTTCACGGACCGGCCCGGCGCGTTCGACACCCCGGACACCGGGGTCCTGCTCACCCTCGCCGACGCGGTGCGCCACCGCCGCCCGGTTTCGGTCCGCTACGAGGACCGCGACGGGCGCCGCAGCGAACGCGTCCTGCACGCGTACGGGATCGTCGCCCATGCGGGCCGGTGGTACGTCACGGGCCGGGACGCCGGGATCGGTGAGGACCGGACCCTGCGGCTCGATCGCGTGGCCGGCGCGCGGACCCTGCCCGGCTCGTTCGAAGCGCCACCGGGTCCGGATCCGGCGCAGCGCCTGCTGTCGTCCCTGGCCACGGCCCCCTACCGGCACGAGGTGACCCTGCGGATCCACGGGACGGCCGAGCAGATCCGCGCCCGCCTCCCCGCCGGCGTCGCGACCCTGGAGGAAGCCGAACCCCTGGCGGGCCAGGAGGCTGCGGCCGGTGAACGCTGGATGCGCGCCGAGCTCCGGGCCGAGCGGCTGGACTGGCTGCCCGCGGTCCTCGCCTCGCTCGACCGGCCCTTCGTCGTCGAGCGCCCCGCCGAACTGCGCGCGCTCGTCAGTGCGTTCGCCGACCGCCTGCGGTCCTGCGCCCAGGAGACATGA
- a CDS encoding VOC family protein, whose amino-acid sequence MDFVSIRIITGDVARLVAFYERVIGVQAGWATPDFAELRAGGATLAIAGTRTVPLFAPGSARPADNHSVITEFLVDDVDRVHRDLTGFVDAFVTEPTTMPWGNRSLLLRDPDGNLVNFFTPVTAAAVEKFAHRHGR is encoded by the coding sequence ATGGACTTCGTCTCGATCCGCATCATCACCGGCGACGTGGCGCGCCTCGTCGCGTTCTACGAGCGCGTCATCGGCGTGCAGGCCGGCTGGGCCACCCCGGACTTCGCCGAGCTCCGGGCCGGGGGCGCCACCCTCGCGATCGCCGGGACCCGCACCGTCCCGCTGTTCGCCCCCGGCTCGGCCCGCCCGGCGGACAACCACAGCGTGATCACCGAGTTCCTCGTCGACGACGTGGACCGCGTCCACCGGGACCTGACCGGCTTCGTCGACGCGTTCGTCACCGAGCCCACCACCATGCCGTGGGGCAACCGGTCGCTGCTCCTGCGCGACCCCGACGGCAACCTCGTCAACTTCTTCACGCCCGTCACCGCGGCCGCCGTCGAGAAGTTCGCACACCGGCACGGGAGGTGA